The Chroicocephalus ridibundus chromosome 3, bChrRid1.1, whole genome shotgun sequence genome has a segment encoding these proteins:
- the LOC134512936 gene encoding protein ELYS-like — translation MVHPVPSCSAAQSPCRASTSFMPSSPPRSNMHGSTSQNNFSGGSELNLLTTPPVVKRAKVLATSASGVPGFTPRSVLRSSLRTTPLATPSASPGRSVTPPLRAKEPRISFREENSNAAWTVGVTEDAKVLSGPSSEHHHRGVVEDAWSESRAKPTLLTLSNPEDDRAETEESSESIPGDGLEKMDVSKENSNISARSETNYQESKMSSSSEEKAIAVAPNAQLSASPETDGESVISILDSEDMVSTHSENRLEGKCVDLPEEQNQEAAEVEENVPFLQEEITLSLNLPKTEETTVIEDSGVKAQISEEAPETPPYSERHPSGNLPYTCDPIEQQFACDLPDDKDGECDAAEGDGELFISQSNFTLVLEEEGGEGEMGDPTLGDASKPAGATTEEKPVNSLGNTENQEHVTNAASTVTNDQESQNIVESLPYVPEPIKVAIAENLLDVIKDTRSKEFTSEVVEQSIHETIGKKGTRFQKARAPLTTVPEGVEDETSIHQVEYVSTPRTRTRGQLSRSLSIPSAGAQQLLKADKPFLVGLSPRRSTRRAKEAPETSGLQTEENAQGEQTPVMPVTPRRGRKPKVTNVQKVESSHSDGQTLSVSTQSIAVTPRRGLRRAKEAMSEVLEEEAIEETSLSEGSITASAASKRTRGGKSSAGDQGPGQADPDHKVKPAVSPSRRAGKLKGINSQFTESIVKDQEAQSSDQVLLPVPTKRGRRRKMSSSEVSENSDLDLSRSSLPQTEFKLPVTPRRSARKGAQNLLAETQSLSTQEGIHSGGKVEILATPRRSTRRVPHAKPEKTDTHEQTPAQPKEELTPPRTAVRTGRRGRKRRAVLEESTGEGAFPQGPGGSPLLLEDLNPSGRDETSRTSTDRVMSTRSRKTAVHQKLPVEENASFLFSPPLTKLTKKCKAGEADRSVQLKDLDPDLSSQFVFSPPLLRSRRKNVHDRKGQLEG, via the exons ATGGTCCATCCCGTTCCTTCatgttctgcagcacagtcacCGTGCAGAGCTTCCACTTCGTTCATGCCATCCAGCCCACCGAGATCAAATATGCATGGTTCCacctcacaaaataatttttcaggaggcTCAGAGCTGAATTTACTTACCACTCCTCCTGTGGTtaag agagctAAAGTTTTGGCCACATCTGCTTCTGGTGTTCCTGGGTTTACTCCTCGGTCTGTTCTCAGATCCAGCCTTCGCACCACTCCCCTAGCTACTCCCTCCGCGTCTCCGGGACGATCGGTCACTCCTCCTTTACGAGCAAAGGAGCCTAGGATATCATTCAGGGAGGAGAACTCGAATGCAGCGTGGACTGTTGGG gtgacagaagATGCTAAAGTGCTGTCTGGACCTTCGTCTGAGCATCATCATCGTGGAGTGGTGGAGGATGCTTGGTCGGAAAGTAGAGCTAAACCAACTCTGTTGACTCTGAGCAATCCCGAGGATGATCGTGCTGAAACGGAAGAGTCTTCAGAAAGCATACCTGGAGATGGTTTGGAGAAAATGGatgtcagcaaagaaaatagtAACATCTCTGCCAG aAGTGAAACAAACTACCAGGAGTCCAAAATGTCCTCTTCGTCTGAAGAAAAAGCCATAGCAGTTGCACCAAATGCACAGCTTTCTGCATCCCCGGAGACAGACGGTGAGT CTGTGATAAGTATCCTTGACAGTGAGGACATGGTCAGTACTCATTCAGAAAATCGCCTCGAGGGGAAGTGTGTGGATTTACCTGAAGAACAGAACCAGGAAGCAGCTGAAgttgaagaaaatgttccttttctgcaggaagaaataaCTCTTTCTCTCAATCTTCCTAAAACTGAGGAAACGACT gtgATTGAAGACAGTGGGGTTAAGGCACAAATCTCTGAAGAGGCACCGGAAACACCACCCTATAGTGAACGACATCCATCAGGCAATCTTCCATACACCTGTGATCCTATAGAGCAGCAGTTTGCATGTGATTTGCCTGACGATAAAGATggtgaatgtgatgcagctgaggGAGATGGAGAGCTTTTTATATCTCAGAGTAATTTTACTTTAGTCTTGGAAGAAGAAGGTGGTGAAGGGGAGATGGGAGACCCTACACTAGGAGATGCTTCTAAGCCGGCTGGCGCAACAACAGAGGAGAAACCTGTGAACAgtttaggaaatactgaaaaccaaGAACATGTTACAAACGCAGCGTCCACTGTAACTAATGATCAGGAATCTCAAAATATTGTAGAGTCGCTTCCATATGTGCCTGAACCCATTAAGGTGGCTATTGCTGAGAACTTACTGGATGTAATCAAAGACACAAGAAGTAAAGAATTCACGTCTGAAGTTGTAGAACAATCTATTCATGAAACCATAGGAAAAAAGGGAACTAGATTCCAGAAGGCCAGAGCTCCTTTAACAACTGTGCCAGAAGGAGTGGAAGATGAAACCAGCATCCATCAAGTGGAGTATGTTAGCACTCCTAGAACACGCACAAGGGGACAACTGAGTAGAAGTTTAAGTATTCCatctgcaggtgctcagcaactTCTGAAGGCAGATAAACCGTTTCTGGTTGGACTGTCTCCTCGGAGAAGTACCAGGCGAGCCAAAGAAGCCCCTGAGACTTCTGgtcttcaaacagaagaaaatgctcaaGGTGAGCAAACACCTGTGATGCCTGTTACTCCTAGGAGAGGTAGGAAGCCTAAAGTGACTAACGTACAGAAAGTAGAAAGCAGCCATTCTGACGGACAAACATTGTCCGTCAGTACGCAGTCCATAGCCGTTACTCCAAGAAGAGGATTAAGGAGAGCAAAGGAAGCTATGTCTGAAGTCTTGGAAGAAGAGGCTATTGAGGAAACGTCTCTCTCTGAGGGTAGCattactgcttctgctgcttccaagaggactagaggaggaaaaagttcAGCAGGAGATCAAGGACCTGGCCAGGCTGACCCTGATCATAAGGTAAAACCAGCCGTCAgtcccagcagaagggcaggaaaaCTGAAGGGCATTAATTCACAATTTACTGAAAGTATTGTCAAGGACCAAGAGGCGCAGTCTAGTGACCAAGTCCTTTTACCTGTGCCAACtaaaagaggcagaagaagaaagatgagtTCATCAGAAGTTTCAGAAAATTCTGACCTTGATCTGTCTAGATCGTCACTTCCTCAAACAGAATTTAAACTTCCTGTGACTCCTAGAAGAAGTGCTAGGAAGGGGGCCCAAAATCTCTTGGCAGAGACACAATCTCTCTCTACTCAGGAAGGCATACATTCAGGTGGGAAGGTGGAAATCCTTGCTACTCCCAGGAGAAGTACCAGAAGAGTTCCACATGCTAAGCCAGAAAAAACGGATACTCATGAGCAAACACCTGCACAGCCAAAGGAGGAATTAACCCCACCCAGGACGGCAGTAAGGACAGGGCGTCGGGGCAGAAAGAGACGAGCAGTGTTGGAGGAGAGCACGGGGGAGGGGGCCTTCCCCCAGGGACCTGGTGGCAGTCCTTTGCTGCTTGAAGACTTAAATCCATCAGGACGTGATGAAACATCAAGAACTTCAACAGATCGCGTTATGAGCACCAGATCCCGCAAAACTGCCGTGCATCAGAAACTGCCTGTTGAGGAAAATgcgtccttccttttctcccctcctctcacaAAGCTGACAAAGAAATGTAAAG CTGGAGAAGCAGACCGTTCTGTGCAGCTTAAGGATTTGGACCCGGACCTGTCTTCTCAATTTGTCTTTTCGCCTCCTCTTTTGAGGTCCAGGAGAAAAAATGTCCATgataggaaaggccaa ctggaggggtag